CATGCCGTGGCTCTCGACGCCCCGGATGTTGCCCACGGACAGGGTCACGTCGATGCCGGGCACGTAGTCGCCGGGCTTGGCCAGCACCACGGTGATGCCCTCGCGCGCGTTGGGCGCGCCGCAGACGATCTGCTTCACACCCTCGTCGGTTTCCACCTGGCAGACGCGCAGACGGTCGGCGTCGGGATGCTGCTCGGCGCTCTGCACCTTGGCGAGCGTGAAACCCGCCAGCTTGGCGGCGGGGTTCTCGACCCCCTCGACCTCGAGCCCGAGGTCGGTCAGGGTCTCGGCGATCTCCTCCACCGAGGCCGTGGTGTCGAGGTGCTCCTTGAGCCAGGAAAGCGTGAATTTCATGGGTCCGGTCCCCGGGTGACTGCGTGTTGCGCCGTGCTTAGCGGATGCGCCGGTGGGAGAAAAGAGGCACACGGCCCGCCCCATGGCGGCGGCGAAGTCCGCGACGGACTTCGGCTCGTTTTCTTTGAAAGAAAACGGCGCGTCAGGATCGGTACCGGTCCGCGAGGTCGTCGTCGTCGCCCATGGCGGCCAGCTTGACCTCGCGGACGAGGCGCAGCGTCGGCTTGGCCATGAAGAAGACCGACCCCACGGTGAAGAACCAGGTCGCGACGAACATCAGGCTGTCCCAGAAGAACATGATCGACCCGATCGTGAAACAGACCGCCGCCGCGAAATCGACGAAGGTGTAGACCAGTTCGAAGAGGGCATAGACGCGCCGCGTCTCGTGATTGCGTTCACGGTTCTCGTGGGAAAAGAGGGGCATTGGTACTCCGGTCGGATTGTTTTCGCAGGGATGGTAACGCCGGATGATGGCCCCGTCAGCCACCCCTTGGCATAGAGGCGGTGGCTCCTCCTGTCGGTCAGGAAAGCCCCCCGCACCCAAGTACAAAGGGAGCCGCGAAGACTAGCGCGGTCGGACGACAAGAAGGCATGCGCTCGGCGGGCGGCTGCAGACCGGCGGGGGCGTCCTTTCGCGGAAGGTCACACGAGCAGGAGCGTGCCGCTGTTCCTCCCCACCGCTATTTGCTGAGATCCCGCTCTCCACGCGCGATCAGTTTTTGGGTGGCGCGCACCGCCTCATACCGCTCGTACTTGGCTTTGAACCGTTTGTTCAGCCGCCGTTCGGCGCAGTAGACCGGAACGCTGCCCAAGAACCAAACGCTCAGGGACAGCCATATATTGACCCATGACAGAACGAAGGCTGCGACTATGCCAATGATCCAAAGCCCCGGCCGCCGCGCGACCAGACGGTCACACCAGCCCAGATACGCGGTGACAGCATATGAGAGGGCCCACACGGCGCCCTCTTACCGCGACAACCCCGCGTGCAGCGTCGGCACGTCCAGCGAGGCAAAGCCGTAGTGGCGCAGCCAGCGCAGGTCGCTGTCGAAGAAGGCGCGCAGGTCGGGGATGCCGTATTTCAGCATGGCGATCCGGTCGATGCCCATGCCGAAGGCAAAGCCCTGCCACTGGTCAGGATCGACGCCCGCCGCCTTC
This region of Ponticoccus alexandrii genomic DNA includes:
- a CDS encoding YrhK family protein, giving the protein MPLFSHENRERNHETRRVYALFELVYTFVDFAAAVCFTIGSIMFFWDSLMFVATWFFTVGSVFFMAKPTLRLVREVKLAAMGDDDDLADRYRS